The Mycolicibacterium parafortuitum nucleotide sequence CGGGGTGATCGTGCATGGCGACCAGGCCGTTCGAGATCAACTTCTGCGTGGTCTCAGAGCCCGCGGCCGACAGCAGATTGCAGAACATCAACACCTCGTGCGGCGTCAGCGCCCGATCCTCACCGATCTCCGGGTCGTGGAACGTGGCCTGCAGCACGATGCTGATCAGGTCGTCGCCGGGTGCGCTGCGCCGGGTTTCGATCAGGTCGCCGATGTAGGCACTGATCTTGCGATTGGCGTCGATCGCGCTCGCGGGCATCGCCACCTCACCCTCGTGCCTGGTCAGGAAGGCCTCCCACCAGACGCGCAACTGTTCGCGATCCGCGTGCGGGACACCGAGCAGATCGCCGATCACATCCGTGGGCACGGAGAAGGCGAATGCCTCCATCGCGTCCACGGTGGTGCCCGCTTTCAACCGGCCGAGGTGATGATCGACCACGGCCTGCAGGGCGTTCTCCATGGCCGCGACGGCGCGCGGGGTGAAGAATCCTTTGAGCACTCCGCGAATTCGGTCGTGCCGAGGGGGATCCATCGAGATCACCGAGTACTTGCGGCCGTCGTCATCCGGATTCTCCGGGGCCGGGCCTGATTTCGACGAGTACGTCTCCCAGTCGCGCAGGGCCGCGGTCACATCGTCGAACCGGGACAGCACCCACCAGCGTTGCTCGGGATCGCGATACACGGGCGCTTCCGCGCGTAACCGCCGATACACCGGATACGGATCGTCGAAGATCGCCTTGGAGAAGGGCGAGTAGATCAACTCGCTGGTCGCGGGCACGCTGGCACTCTATCACTCGGCTGTACAAATGAACGTATAGTGATCATCTGACTAATCCCCGGCGGGTGCGATTCGTTCGATGAGCTCGAGGAGGTTCCCGTCCGGGTCGGTCAGCATCAGTCCGCGGTTGCCCCCGCCGAACGTGACCGTGCGGTCGGCCAGCAGGTGTCCGCCGTGCTCGACGATCGTCGCGCTCAGCGCATCGACATCGTCCACGCGGAACGAGAGATGGGTCAGGCCGACGGCGTTCATCGCCCGGGGGGTGGCGTCACCCGTCGTCTCCGGGTGGGTGTAGCTGAGCAGCTCGATCCGGAAGCCGTCTCGGTGCAGGTAAACCAGGTCCAGTACGAGGCCCGGGACAGCGAGCAGGCGCGCACTCGCGTCGTCGTCGACGTGCATGTCGCCGATCTTCTCGAATCCGAGCGCAGTGCAGTAGAACTCGACGGCAACCGCGAGGTCTTGCACGCAGATGCCGATATGGGTGAGACGATGCCCGTTCGTCATCGGTCGGTATCGGGGTGCGCAGGAAAGAGGATGTCGTCGAAAGCGCTGTTGTGTTCGCCGAGCAGGGGAGCCCGCGTAGGCGGCGTGGCCGGAGTCGCGCTGAACAGATACGGCGCACCTGGGTAGGTCACCGTGCGGCCCAACTCGGGATGGTCGACCGGCACGTGCATTCCCCGCGTCACGTTGTGCTCGTCGTCGAACGCTTCATGGGGCGGCAGGATCGCACCGGCGGGGAAGCCGCGCCGCTGGCTCGCGACAAAGAACTCCTTGGCCGACAGCTGGGATGCGATCAGTGTGATCGCTTCCCGCGCCGCGCTCAGGATCGCCGTCGTCTCGTCGTCCTCGCCGATGGCCGACAGGTCGACGGCTTCCTCACGCGCGGCGCCCAACTCGAGGAAGAAGGCTTCCGGGAAATCGTCGGTGAGTCCCAGTTCGACAAGCCAGTCGTGAAGCCGGGCGAACTCCTCGGGACGGCGGGGAAGCACACCTGTGGTCGCGTAGTGCCCGTCAGCACAGCGCACCTGCACCGGAGAGCTGGGTATGGGGTAGGCATGCCGTCCGGTCTGTCTCTGGCAGACCGCCTGATTGACCAGCCAGTGGTATGTCGTCTGCTCGCAGGTCACGTTGCAGGCGGCGGTCACGCTGACGTCGACGAACTGACCCGCCCCGGTGTGGTCACGGTGGGCCAGTGCGATCAGCGCACCGATGGCGCCGTACAGGCCACCGATGTTCACGGACTGTTCGCCCGCACCGCGCATCGGCGGGATCGAGTGGTCGTCGTAGCCGCAGTTCCACACCGGGCCGCCGCCGGCGAGCATGGTGAGGTCGGTGACGGGATCGTCGGCGCGCGGGCTCGCGACCCCGAAGGGGGTGACCGCGACCCAGATCAACGACGGAAGACCGGCGGCGAGGTCGGAGTACCCGAGGCTCCCGCCGGGAACGTGGTCGCCGCCGGCGACCACGATGTCTGCGGTGGCGATCAGGCGGTGTAGCGCCCGGATTCCCTTCGTTGTGCCGGAATCGACAGTGACACTGCGCTTTCCGGCATTGCCCGCCCACCACCGCAGGCTGCGGTCCACACCGGGCTCGTCGTCGACGAAGGGCGGCCGCGACCGGTGCGGTGAGCCGGCCGGTGGTTCGACGACGACGACCTCGGCGCCCAGTTCGGCGAGGACGCGTCCGGCGACCGGGGTGAACTGGGCGCTGAGTTCGACGACGCGAAGGTCGGCAAGGGCGGTCAGATCACACCTCGCTCGGCCCAGTCGTCGATCACGGTGTCGTCGTGCCCGAGCAGGCCACCGAGTATCTCGCGGTTGTGCTGACCCAATTTCGGCGCGGCGACGTCTACGTGCCACGGAGTCGCCGAGAATGTCATCGGCAGCCCTTCGACGCGGACCGGGCCGATGTCGGGGTGGGACACCGTGGGAAACAGGCCCATGCGAGCCACGTCGGGATCGGCGTCGATGCGCTCGCGCGGGCTCTTGACCACACTCGCCGGCACGCCTGCGCGGACGAGGTCGTCGGCGAGCGCCACCGCGTCACGGGTTGCCGTCGCCGCGCTGATGAGTTCGTCGATCTCGTCGGCAGATCTCAGTCGCTCGGCGAGGGACGCGTACCGTTCGGACGACAGTGCGGGCTCGTCGAGGATCTTTCCCAGCAGGGCGACTTCGCGGTCGTCGCGGCAGGTGATGGCGACCCAGCGATCCTGCCC carries:
- a CDS encoding cytochrome P450, with protein sequence MPATSELIYSPFSKAIFDDPYPVYRRLRAEAPVYRDPEQRWWVLSRFDDVTAALRDWETYSSKSGPAPENPDDDGRKYSVISMDPPRHDRIRGVLKGFFTPRAVAAMENALQAVVDHHLGRLKAGTTVDAMEAFAFSVPTDVIGDLLGVPHADREQLRVWWEAFLTRHEGEVAMPASAIDANRKISAYIGDLIETRRSAPGDDLISIVLQATFHDPEIGEDRALTPHEVLMFCNLLSAAGSETTQKLISNGLVAMHDHPDQWQRIVNDLSLIPAAVNEALRYDTPSHWVARTLTRPVELHGVTMDAGDWVLLLLGSANRDERRYEDPDRFILNRPRGTDVYFGWGIHICLGQWLARREAQMVFEYVAKNFPNYTIGAHERVLTATVRGYTSVEMTLR
- a CDS encoding CoA transferase encodes the protein MGRARCDLTALADLRVVELSAQFTPVAGRVLAELGAEVVVVEPPAGSPHRSRPPFVDDEPGVDRSLRWWAGNAGKRSVTVDSGTTKGIRALHRLIATADIVVAGGDHVPGGSLGYSDLAAGLPSLIWVAVTPFGVASPRADDPVTDLTMLAGGGPVWNCGYDDHSIPPMRGAGEQSVNIGGLYGAIGALIALAHRDHTGAGQFVDVSVTAACNVTCEQTTYHWLVNQAVCQRQTGRHAYPIPSSPVQVRCADGHYATTGVLPRRPEEFARLHDWLVELGLTDDFPEAFFLELGAAREEAVDLSAIGEDDETTAILSAAREAITLIASQLSAKEFFVASQRRGFPAGAILPPHEAFDDEHNVTRGMHVPVDHPELGRTVTYPGAPYLFSATPATPPTRAPLLGEHNSAFDDILFPAHPDTDR
- a CDS encoding VOC family protein produces the protein MTNGHRLTHIGICVQDLAVAVEFYCTALGFEKIGDMHVDDDASARLLAVPGLVLDLVYLHRDGFRIELLSYTHPETTGDATPRAMNAVGLTHLSFRVDDVDALSATIVEHGGHLLADRTVTFGGGNRGLMLTDPDGNLLELIERIAPAGD